Genomic DNA from Sylvia atricapilla isolate bSylAtr1 chromosome 23, bSylAtr1.pri, whole genome shotgun sequence:
CGGGCCGGGGCCCGGGTGCAGCGCTGCTGTGGGGACCGTCCCCGGccgccggtgccggtgccgcgGCCGACGCTCCGCGGGCGCCGCCGGTTACCCCGAGCGCGGGAGCCGGGGAGCTGCGCCAGGGCCCGCCCCCTGCCCGCCATTGGCCGGCGGGATGATGCTCGGCTTCCGATTGGTCGTCCGGGAGGCGGGATGCATGACGTCaccgcggcggggccgccggggGCCGCGGTTGTCATGGCGACGCGTGGGTACCGCCCGCGGCGCATCCCGGAGTGTCCCGGCGCGTCCCGGCGTGTCCCGGTGTGTCCCGGCGGGGCGGCaccgggcggggcggcggcacGGGGACGGGGAGGGACCGGGAAGGGGCGGGGGGCACCGGGCAGGCCCGGGGCGGGTCTCTCGGTGAGCGCTTCCGCCGGCGGGCGGCCTTTCCGGGGCGGGTCCGTGCGCCGCCatgcccgccgccgccgcgccgcccgcccgccccggcgcggccgccccgccgagGCGCGGGGCGCTGCGGGCCCGCTGAGCGCCTCCCCCGAGGGCTCCCCGCGGCCATGGCGCCCGcctggccctggctgctgctgtggctgggcgTTCTGCGcgccctcccggccccgccgcgcaTCCGCCTGCCGCTGCGggccggcgcggccccgccgtcGGGGCTCCGACAGCGCCGGGCGCCGCTGGACGCCGAGCCCGACGGCGCCGGCAGCTTCGTGGAGATGATCGACAACCTGCGGGGCAAGTCCGGGCAGGGGTACTACGTGGAGATGACGGTGGGCAGCCCTCCGCAGAAGGTGAGGTGGGAGGGGACGCGCGCGTCTCTCGCATCCCCCGCATCTCCCTCGTCCCCTGCGTTCCCCGCACCGCCGGGGGCTGCGGCTGTCCCTGTGGCCCGGTGCGGGGCTGGGGGCGCAGAGCGGAGGCGCTGCGGGTGTCACCATGGCTTCGCCCGGCTCTCGCCGCACGGCCCGGGCGGCGTTCCTGCTTCTCGTCGCTCCGGTGATGCTTTCCCCGCTGCCTTTCGGCTAAAAGTGGCCGCAGGCGCTCGCCGAAGGTGaccccagctcttcccagggctGCCCGGGCGCTCCGTGCGGGATGGCCGGTGCTGCGTGTGCCGCTCCGTGCGGGCGAGCCGGGCTGCATCCCTCCgtccctccctgcctccatggctccatccctccctgcctccatggctccatccttccctgcctccatggctccatccctccatccctccctgcctccatggctccatccctccatccctccctgcctccatggctccatccctccatctaTCCCTGCCTCCATGGCTCCATCCCCGCTCCCCAGCCGAAGGATGCCGCCGGAGCTGGCGGGGTGTGGGCGGCAGCCGGTGGGATGTGGCAGCGCAGCCCCGTGCCCGCCTGGAGCGGGCACATGCCGGCACGGGGAGCCCACGGCCAGCCGTGTTCGGCGgttctgccagcacagccccgggcgCAGCTGCTCCCGGCTCCGTGTGCTGCTCCCGGCTCCGTGTGCTGCTCCCGGCTCCGTGTGCTGCTCCCGGCCAGGGGACATTCTCCAGAAATCCTCCAGAAATCCTGCAGAGCTCGGTTTTCCCGGGGACCTCGTGACGGCTGTCGCTGCGCAGGAGTTGGGGAGGTGAAGTGCAGGGAAATGGGATGGCCTGGATGGGAAGGGAGCCCAcggggcagcagagcaggcgTTGGTGCGTCACCGGCCTCTGATCCTGCTCCATCTTTTTGTCAGCATCCCTCACATGCTGCCCAGCTCATGTGGCACCGTGTGCCtgcaccctggggacagggaatgctGAGGGCCAGGTGCCAGTCACAGCACAGGGCGACCAGCTCCTCCCCTCTTTCATGGATGAGACCAGGGAGCTTCCCGCTGCCAAATCCTTTTGTGCCCGTCCTGATCCCGTTGTCACCAGCAACAAGTCTGGCCGGGGGTCGAGCTCGGTGATGGAGGCTCCAGgttcctcccagcacagggtcACATTCCCTCATGCCTGCCATCACATTTTGGGTGCTGCCAGAACAGCCAGCACCCACACAGGCTCTGAAATAAAGGCTGGCTTTTCCCCACgagctggctgtgctctgtgtgcgAGCTGGGAGACAGCAATGGGAGTAAGATGTAGACGGAGGAGTGATACCACTGCCATGGAAGTTGGATCTCTGGGAGCACTACTGTGTTGTCCCTGTGTGCCTGGGATTTAttccctgctctggcagggtgtgtttaggggagaaaaaaaaataagggaggAGATTATTTCTGAAATCTAGTTTTAAATGTGATTTCATCATCTCCTGCCTGCCACGTGTCGCAGCTGCCAGATAATTTCCGTGTGAACCACCTGTTCCCAGGCACTCCGGAGCCAGTCACCCTTTGGGGCAGCATCTTCCAGCCTTGGATTGCTTCCAAATGCAAACGTGGTgcctgtgcatgtgtgtgtgtgtgtgtgctggagcaAAATCCCTGCAGGCGTTGCGCTGGAATGAGAGGATTCATATGAAAGAGTttggctgtgcctctgcaggaaATTGGGAGCGTGTTTGCCCCGGGGGGGTGTGTGCATCCTTCCCAAAGGCTCACACGGAGCAGGGAGATGGTGATCCATCTCCTCACCTTTCCTTTCACCTTCCCCATGCTGACAAGGGGGTTTCTGTATGGCCTTTATTTTAATCTCGGTTCTGAGCCGTGCTGCGCTGCCAAGTCACCGTCAGCAGCTGATTGCTCACACATTCCGTGTGTCCAGGCGTGTTGGTTTCCCTGGCTCCCAGAACGGGCTGATTCATGAGCACACAGGGGAGAGGGGTGAGCCGAGCAGCAGGAGCCGGTGCTTTGGGACAGATGGCATAGGCTGGGTGCCCCAGGAGCAGcgcacagctctggggacacgcGTGGCACAGAGCCAGCGCCGCTGCCGAGGTCCCTGGAGGGGCTGTcacttccagggacaggttTCAGGCAGCGTCCCTGCCACACATGTCTTGGCCTCGCCAGTTCACGTGCCGTGTCCTGGCCTGAATGGATGGCGGGGCTGAGTCTCGAGGATCTGGGTCCTCTCCACGTGGGTCTTGTGCGTGACCCCTTCAGCAGGATGGAGCCTGTGAGAGTACAagccctccctgcctcctctccctgcagcgTCAGCTCAGCAGGTCCTTCTCCAGGGAAAGCAGTCTCCTCTGGGTGCCCTGGGGATTGGAGATGAGCTGTGTGGAGCAGGTGGCCCCTAACGACCCAcccacagcaccaggagcagccctgggagtgGCTCAGGTGCAGGGTTGCCAGGCTGTGCGGTGGCTGCTGAGCTGGCACCCACCCAGGGTCGGTGCTGGGGGGTGAACGTGCTGCTCTGGTCTTTACCCACAGCCTGAAATGTTCCCcttggcagggaggaggagctggagcactcAGGACATGCCAGCCCCtgtcaggcagctgcagccggTGCTCCTGCGATTAACACAAGCGCATTaacctccttcctctccctctgaCTCCACAGATTAAGGGCCagagccccagtgctgctgcccgGGCTGGTGCTgtgaagcagctcctgggtcTGGGGCCAGGGCTCACtcaccctgagctctgctgcccagcaaaGCCAGGAGGCTCCGACTGCCCTGTTCCCACCCCGGCAATCCCACCTCACCCATCCCACCCCGGCAATCCcaccccagcaatcccacctCACCCATCCCACCCCGGCAATCCcaccccagcaatcccaccccGGCAATCCcaccccagcaatcccaccccagcaatcccaccccagcaatcccacctCACCCATCCCACCCCGGCAATCCCACCCCAGCAATCCTGCCCCGGCAATCCCACCCCGGCAATCCCACCCCAGCAATCCCGCCCCGGCAATCCcaccccagcaatcccaccccGGCAATCCCACCTCACCCATCCCACCCCGGCAATCCcaccccagcaatcccacctCACCCATCCCACCCCGGCAATCCTGCCCCGGCAATCCcaccccagcaatcccaccccagcaatcccacctCACCCATCCCACCCCGGCAATCCCACCCCGGCAATCCCACCTCACCCATCCCACCCCGGCAATCCCACCCCAGCAATCCTGCCTCGGCAATCCCAGGCACGGGTCAGCTGAGGGCAGGGTCTGGCTGGCCCGCTCCTGGCCTTGCCAGTGGGATGTTTGCCAAACCTGGTAAtcctgcccaggcaggaatGAATCAGGAGCAGGGCTCGGCAGATGGGTGGCGATTAGCGGGCACGGGGATCTGCGGGGGCTGCCCACCGGCGATCCTTCCCCCCGGCTGTGCCAGCAAATCTGCTTTCCTGGCAAGGAGAACCTGTGCGccctgtgtggctgctgcttctctccgGCCCCGTGGCACCTGCCAGGTGcttcccaaatcctgcctgtagggctgggggctgaggcCAGGCCGTGCTGAGCGAGGAGTTCATGCTCTGTTTGCACAGCACTGGattatgtttgctttttgtgcAACTCCCTGATGTCgctgcctcctgctccaccacctccttctctcctctctgggCACAACAAAGCTGCACTCATGAGCCTTCCTgtctctcctccagctgaatATCCTGGTGGACACAGGGAGCAGTAACtttgctgtgggagctgcaccACACCCCTTCCTCCGGAGATACTACCAGCGGCAGCTGTGAGTATTctggggggacacagagcacagccactCACTGCTTCTCCTTGCTGGAGGTGTGGCCAGACCCTGCCAGGTATAACCTGGCCTCTGGAGTGGCTGGATCCACGGAAACCCTGCTGGTCTGACTCGTCCCTTTGCCACCACTGCAGGTCCAGCACCTACCGTGACCTGCGGAAGGGGGTGTACGTGCCCTACACCCAGGGCAAGTGGGAAGGGGAGCTGGGCACTGACCTTGTCACCATTCCCCACGGCCCCAACGTCACTGTCAGGGCCAACATCGCTGCCATCACAGAGTCTGACAAATTCTTCATCAACGGCTCCAACTGGGAGGGGATCCTGGGGCTGGCGTATGCCGAGATTGCCCGGGTGAGTCCTGGCTGAGTCCTGGATGTGTGCACAGAAACGCTTCAGTTGCCTTTTTCCTTGTCCCTGTTTGtcccctggggcacagcagtgctgttgAGGGGAAGTCCCTTGGGCACAGAGAGTTcctgaggaggggacagcactgacacatccctgtcctgcctcTGCTTTCTCCTCCCACCAGCCTGACGACAGCCTGGAGCCCTTCTTTGACTCCCTGGTGAAGCAGACGCGGGTGCCCAACatcttctccctgcagctgtgcGGGACAGGCTTCTCTCCCAATGAGACAGAGGCCGTGGCCTCGGTGGGGGGCAGCATGGTGAGCACTCCACAGGTGGCTGGGGGGCTCCCTCGTGGCACTGCCAGCGCCTGGTGGCAGCGCCCTTGTGTCCCCCCTGCAGATCATCGGTGGCATCGACCGCTCGCTGTACGTGGGGGACATCTGGTACACGCCCATCCGCAAGGAGTGGTACTACGAGGTCATCATCGTCAAGCTGGAGGTCAACGGGCAGGACCTGAACATGGACTGCAAAGAGGTGAGCAGTGCTGGACGTTCCCCACAGGCACTGGAGGCACCCACCATTGgtcagagggagctgggaggggagcaggactggggtcctgcacctgggtcacTCCTCCTCTTCTGCCCCCCAGTACAACTACGACAAGAGCATTGTGGACAGCGGGACCACCAACCTCAGGTTGCCGAAGAAGGTGTTTGAGGCTGCTGTGAAATCCATCAAAACGGCATCTTCGGTCAGTGGAACCCGTCCCTTCCCCATGGGCatggcccagggctgtgggcagtgtggCTGCCCCTCACCAGCCTGGCACGTCTCCTTGGTCCAGCtcaccttccctttccctctggtAGACGGAGAAGTTCCCAGACGGCTTCTggctgggggagcagctggTTTGCTGGCAGGTTGGCACCACCCCCTGGCACATCTTCCCGGTCCTGTCCCTCTACCTGATGGGGGAGGCCACCAACCAGTCCTTCCGGATCACCATCCTGCCCCAGGTGAGCGTTGTCCTGGCCAGACCCTGCCCCGGGAGCAGGAGAGCCCCCTTCCCTGAGGGCTCCTCTCCCCCTGCAGCAATACCTGCGCCCCGTGGAGGACGTGGCCACCTCTCAGGACGACTGCTACAAGTTTGCCATCTCCCAGTCATCCACCGGCACCGTCATGGGCGCCGTCATCATGGAGGGCTTCTACGTGGTGTTCGACCGCGCCCGCAAGCGCATCGGCTTCGCCGTCAGCGCCTGCCACggtgagctggggacaggggggacacgggggacacgggggacatgGTGAGCAGTGAGCAGAGCCTGCCTCCTCCACTCACAGTGCACGACGAGTTCCGGACGGCCGCGGTGGACGGGCCCCACCTGCACTCCAACATGGAGGACTGCGGCTACAACATCCCGCAGACGGACGAGTCCACGCTGATGACCATCGCCTACGTCATGGCGGCCATCTGCGCCCTCTTCatgctgcccctctgcctcaTGGTGTTCCAGTGGCGCTGCTTCCGCTGCCTGCGGCGGGACCACGACGACTTCGCCGACGACATCTCCTTGCTGAAGTGACGGCGGAGCGCGGgcgcagccccggggccgcaggtgaggcagcagggcaggggcctTGCTCCGGGGGCTGGAGTGTGGTGACAGCGTGGGGAGCTCAGAGCCTGTCCCCGGCGCCTGGGGGCTCGGTGTCCggcagggcagcagccaggggagcCCCAGGCCCGAGCTCCATTCAGCTGGGACCTGCAGCAAGAGCgtggctgctgggcaggggggAGTGCAGCAGCCTggtcccaggagctggggacaacTTCTGTGCTCCAACACCAGGACAAGATGGGCTGTCCCAGACTCTCCCACCCAGCCTTGCCTGGCTTGATGGAGTGATGCTGATGAGCCATCCCCTGTCCCCTTccatccctgtgcatcccttTCCAGATCACCCCGCCAGGAAGCTGCTGGCCCAGGCTCTCTTGtagggagctgtgctgcagctgtgcttcCCCCGTGACTCCCTGCACTGAGC
This window encodes:
- the LOC136371129 gene encoding beta-secretase 1, whose protein sequence is MAPAWPWLLLWLGVLRALPAPPRIRLPLRAGAAPPSGLRQRRAPLDAEPDGAGSFVEMIDNLRGKSGQGYYVEMTVGSPPQKLNILVDTGSSNFAVGAAPHPFLRRYYQRQLSSTYRDLRKGVYVPYTQGKWEGELGTDLVTIPHGPNVTVRANIAAITESDKFFINGSNWEGILGLAYAEIARPDDSLEPFFDSLVKQTRVPNIFSLQLCGTGFSPNETEAVASVGGSMIIGGIDRSLYVGDIWYTPIRKEWYYEVIIVKLEVNGQDLNMDCKEYNYDKSIVDSGTTNLRLPKKVFEAAVKSIKTASSTEKFPDGFWLGEQLVCWQVGTTPWHIFPVLSLYLMGEATNQSFRITILPQQYLRPVEDVATSQDDCYKFAISQSSTGTVMGAVIMEGFYVVFDRARKRIGFAVSACHVHDEFRTAAVDGPHLHSNMEDCGYNIPQTDESTLMTIAYVMAAICALFMLPLCLMVFQWRCFRCLRRDHDDFADDISLLK